Proteins encoded together in one Thermococcus barophilus MP window:
- a CDS encoding DNA-3-methyladenine glycosylase family protein → MIDLKKVTHEMIKNKTWKYERGIFWQALDYGIVGFDGENFYLPYYLSSKEKKDAKEKIKFILGLNTDLERFYGEIQDSKFAFLIEEFYGLTVPAAPYKYQALVETIAQQQVSFEFAMRTIRNLVELAGRKIGSLYVFPKPENIAKLSVEEIKKAKLGYRAGYIKELTELHLKGKLDLSLEQFTEQEAIKYLTKFRGIGKWSAELFLLYGLRKNVYPAGDLGLRRGIAKIFGKRTKEVKEKDVREIIEPYGKWKSLLAFYILCYDRKTEMERKR, encoded by the coding sequence ATGATAGACCTCAAAAAAGTAACTCATGAGATGATAAAGAACAAAACTTGGAAATATGAGAGAGGAATATTCTGGCAGGCTTTAGATTATGGCATAGTTGGTTTTGATGGGGAAAACTTTTACCTGCCATATTATCTTTCATCCAAAGAAAAGAAGGACGCAAAAGAGAAAATTAAATTCATTCTTGGACTTAATACTGATTTAGAGAGATTTTATGGCGAGATTCAAGATTCAAAGTTTGCATTCCTTATTGAGGAATTTTACGGGTTAACAGTTCCAGCAGCTCCTTATAAGTATCAAGCTCTGGTCGAGACAATAGCCCAACAGCAAGTCAGCTTTGAATTTGCCATGAGAACTATTAGGAATTTAGTCGAGCTAGCTGGCAGGAAAATTGGAAGCTTGTATGTTTTTCCAAAGCCAGAAAATATAGCAAAGCTGAGTGTTGAAGAGATAAAGAAAGCGAAACTTGGATATAGAGCAGGGTACATTAAGGAACTTACTGAACTCCATTTAAAAGGAAAGCTTGATTTAAGCCTCGAACAGTTTACAGAACAAGAAGCAATAAAATATCTTACAAAATTCCGAGGGATTGGAAAGTGGAGCGCTGAGCTTTTTCTCCTATATGGGCTCAGAAAGAATGTTTATCCAGCTGGAGATTTGGGACTGAGGAGGGGCATTGCCAAAATCTTTGGGAAGAGGACTAAGGAAGTAAAAGAAAAAGACGTGAGAGAAATTATAGAGCCCTATGGAAAGTGGAAGAGCTTATTAGCATTCTACATCTTATGTTATGACAGGAAAACTGAAATGGAACGAAAAAGGTGA
- a CDS encoding geranylgeranylglyceryl/heptaprenylglyceryl phosphate synthase has translation MKLRFGRVESYIHEKLEKEKLHFVLLDPDDVSPEEASKIAQMCEEVGVDAVMVGGSTGAEGEVLDEVVKAIKESSSLPVILFPGSHGGITKYADAIFFMSLLNSRNPFFITGAQALGAFTVKRYRIEPIPMAYLIIEPGETVGWVGDAKPIPRHKPKIAAAYALAGQYLGMRLVYLEAGSGAPEHVPNDMIRAVKSVIDVPLIVGGGIRTYEDAREVAQSGADIIVTGTAIEKAGSLEEARKRLESLIKGIKG, from the coding sequence ATGAAGCTCAGGTTTGGAAGGGTTGAATCATACATTCACGAAAAGCTTGAAAAAGAAAAGCTGCATTTTGTTTTGCTTGATCCGGATGATGTCTCACCAGAAGAAGCTTCAAAAATAGCTCAGATGTGTGAAGAAGTTGGAGTAGATGCAGTGATGGTAGGGGGCTCGACTGGCGCTGAAGGTGAGGTTCTTGATGAAGTGGTCAAAGCAATAAAAGAAAGCTCTTCTCTGCCCGTAATACTCTTTCCTGGCTCACATGGTGGGATTACAAAGTATGCTGATGCAATTTTCTTTATGAGCCTTCTCAATTCAAGAAATCCCTTTTTTATTACGGGTGCTCAGGCTTTAGGTGCCTTTACCGTAAAAAGATATAGAATTGAGCCGATTCCCATGGCATATCTCATCATAGAGCCTGGTGAAACTGTTGGCTGGGTTGGGGATGCAAAACCAATTCCCAGACACAAGCCAAAGATAGCAGCAGCCTATGCTTTAGCTGGTCAATATTTGGGGATGAGATTGGTATATCTTGAGGCTGGGAGCGGTGCACCAGAGCATGTTCCAAATGACATGATCAGAGCTGTCAAGAGCGTTATTGATGTTCCACTCATCGTTGGGGGTGGGATAAGGACTTATGAAGACGCCAGAGAGGTTGCTCAGAGCGGGGCGGATATTATTGTTACTGGGACAGCTATTGAAAAGGCTGGTTCTTTGGAAGAAGCAAGAAAGAGGCTTGAAAGTTTAATCAAGGGGATTAAGGGCTGA
- a CDS encoding NfeD family protein, which translates to MRKVLLIVALFILLTPALAQAKTVYVAQIKGQITSYTYDQFDRYISEAERANANAIIIELDTPGGRGDAMQNIIQRIQTAKVPVIIYVYPSGAMAASAGTYIALGSHLIAMAPGTGIGACRPILGYSQNGSIIEAPAKITNFYVAYIKSLAEASGRNATIAEKFITEDLSLTPEEALKYHVIEVIAYDLNDLLNKADGMKTKLPVNGKYVTLSLKDAQVVYLRPTFKDQLITYITDPVVAYVLLTLGIWALILGFLSPGWHVPETAGAIMIALAIIGLGYFGYRSAGLLLIFLAIIFFIAEALTPTFGLFTVAGFISFVIGSIFLFSGGGGVDYLVSREVYSQLRLVIITIGILLAVFFAFGMAAVIRAHRRKAQTGKEEMIGLEGEVIEPLVPEGMIKIRGELWKAVSKTGEEINIGKKVRVVGMEGLKLIVVREKEKNVEEESKGGE; encoded by the coding sequence ATGCGAAAAGTCTTGCTGATCGTGGCATTATTCATCCTCCTAACACCTGCACTTGCCCAGGCTAAGACTGTTTATGTGGCTCAAATTAAGGGTCAAATAACCTCTTACACGTATGATCAATTTGATAGATACATAAGTGAGGCAGAAAGAGCTAATGCAAATGCCATAATCATCGAGCTTGATACCCCCGGAGGCAGAGGAGATGCTATGCAGAACATAATACAGAGGATCCAAACCGCAAAAGTCCCGGTAATAATATATGTTTATCCCTCTGGAGCCATGGCTGCTTCTGCTGGAACCTACATAGCATTGGGATCCCATTTAATAGCAATGGCACCGGGGACAGGTATCGGAGCATGCAGACCAATTCTCGGTTATTCTCAAAATGGGAGCATAATTGAGGCACCAGCTAAGATAACAAACTTTTATGTTGCGTACATTAAAAGTCTCGCTGAGGCAAGCGGAAGAAATGCAACAATCGCTGAAAAATTCATAACTGAGGATTTAAGCCTGACCCCTGAGGAAGCGCTGAAATATCATGTGATTGAAGTTATAGCATATGACTTAAATGACCTCCTTAACAAAGCTGATGGGATGAAAACCAAACTACCTGTTAACGGCAAATACGTGACACTTAGTCTAAAAGATGCTCAGGTAGTTTACCTAAGGCCAACATTCAAGGATCAGCTAATTACATACATAACTGATCCGGTGGTGGCATATGTGCTCTTGACCCTGGGGATATGGGCATTGATTCTGGGATTCTTAAGCCCAGGATGGCATGTTCCAGAAACTGCTGGGGCAATAATGATCGCTCTTGCCATAATCGGGTTGGGATATTTTGGATATAGAAGCGCCGGTCTTTTGCTAATATTCCTCGCAATCATCTTTTTCATAGCTGAGGCGTTAACTCCGACCTTCGGTCTCTTTACGGTTGCTGGTTTTATATCGTTTGTTATCGGAAGCATATTCCTATTCAGTGGAGGTGGTGGCGTGGATTATTTAGTAAGCAGAGAAGTCTACAGTCAGCTCAGGCTGGTGATAATAACGATAGGTATCCTGCTGGCAGTCTTCTTCGCGTTTGGAATGGCTGCAGTGATAAGGGCACACAGAAGAAAAGCACAGACAGGAAAAGAGGAGATGATAGGCCTTGAGGGAGAGGTCATTGAGCCCTTGGTTCCTGAAGGAATGATAAAGATTAGGGGCGAACTCTGGAAAGCGGTCAGCAAAACTGGGGAAGAAATAAACATTGGCAAGAAAGTCAGGGTTGTAGGAATGGAAGGGCTTAAGCTTATTGTTGTTAGAGAAAAAGAGAAAAATGTTGAAGAAGAAAGTAAAGGTGGTGAATGA
- a CDS encoding NifB/NifX family molybdenum-iron cluster-binding protein, giving the protein MKIAVPSSANGGLEDTIAPVFARAPVFTIIEVENDEIKNVKTIQNPAVSAPSGAGPMAVQMLINEGVDAVIVPQLGPNALGAIQAAGIKVYTFPPGIPIREAVESVIKGALQTVQPPYPVPSALTYGPAYPIPAYGFGYGWGRGRGWSRGGWRGRGWGARLGYCPWTGMPSRRALRWLYGWW; this is encoded by the coding sequence ATGAAAATTGCAGTTCCAAGCTCAGCTAATGGGGGATTAGAGGACACAATTGCACCAGTTTTTGCAAGAGCTCCAGTTTTCACCATAATTGAGGTTGAAAATGACGAAATCAAGAACGTAAAAACGATTCAGAATCCAGCAGTTAGTGCTCCCAGTGGAGCAGGTCCAATGGCTGTGCAAATGCTCATAAATGAGGGAGTTGATGCAGTTATTGTTCCCCAGCTTGGTCCAAACGCTTTAGGGGCAATCCAAGCAGCGGGAATCAAGGTTTACACGTTCCCACCAGGAATACCAATTAGAGAAGCCGTTGAGAGCGTGATTAAGGGCGCTCTTCAGACGGTTCAGCCTCCATACCCCGTTCCCTCAGCACTAACCTACGGACCAGCTTACCCAATTCCAGCTTATGGCTTTGGCTACGGTTGGGGTAGAGGAAGAGGTTGGAGCAGAGGAGGGTGGAGAGGAAGAGGCTGGGGTGCTCGCTTAGGATACTGCCCGTGGACAGGAATGCCCAGCAGGAGAGCACTTAGGTGGCTTTATGGCTGGTGGTGA
- a CDS encoding AMP phosphorylase yields MKAKIKILDVYTGRFVVVINEKDAKRVKLHPEDLVKIETGKKTVYGDVVISNMVEEGEIGLSKDVLQVHSFSQGEIVNIAPAGTPESIRYIKKKMHGAKLRKVEIESIIKDIVDRKLREIEISAFVTALEVNGLDMDEIAWLTVAMAETGDMLDIDRKPIMDVHSIGGVPGNKTNILVVPIVAAAGLTIPKTSSRAITSAAGTADVVEVLTNVSLSLDEIKRIVEKIGACLVWGGALNLAPADDITIKAERALSIDPRGLMLASIMSKKYAMGSQYILIDIPTGKGVKVETMEEARSLARDFIELGKRLGQYVEVAITYGGQPVGHTVGPALEAKEALQTLMTGKGPGSLVEKATGLAGILLEMGGVAPAGMGKKMAREILESGKAYQKMREIIEEQGGNPDIKPEEIPIGDKTYTFTAPTSGYITFIDNKAITGIARAAGAPEDKGAGLELYVKVGEKVREGDPLFKIYAESEARLEQAIVYARRTEPIRIEGMVLQRIGNI; encoded by the coding sequence ATGAAAGCCAAGATAAAAATTCTCGATGTGTATACTGGGAGGTTTGTGGTTGTTATCAACGAGAAGGACGCTAAGAGAGTCAAATTGCATCCAGAAGATTTGGTTAAAATAGAAACCGGCAAGAAAACAGTGTATGGAGACGTTGTGATAAGTAACATGGTTGAAGAAGGAGAAATTGGACTGAGCAAGGATGTTCTTCAAGTGCACAGCTTTTCTCAGGGTGAAATTGTCAACATAGCCCCAGCGGGAACTCCAGAAAGCATACGCTACATAAAGAAGAAGATGCATGGAGCAAAGCTGAGAAAAGTTGAGATTGAGAGCATAATTAAAGATATTGTTGACAGAAAGCTCAGAGAAATTGAAATCAGCGCATTTGTCACTGCCCTTGAGGTCAATGGTCTTGATATGGATGAAATAGCATGGCTCACCGTTGCAATGGCGGAGACAGGTGATATGCTGGACATAGACAGAAAGCCGATTATGGACGTCCACAGCATTGGTGGAGTCCCAGGAAACAAGACAAACATTCTTGTTGTTCCAATTGTTGCCGCCGCTGGATTAACAATTCCAAAGACATCATCAAGGGCTATCACAAGTGCGGCAGGAACAGCTGATGTTGTTGAAGTGCTTACAAACGTCTCACTCAGCTTGGATGAGATTAAGAGAATCGTTGAAAAGATTGGAGCTTGCCTTGTGTGGGGAGGAGCATTGAACTTAGCCCCAGCTGATGACATAACAATTAAAGCAGAGAGAGCCCTAAGCATTGATCCAAGAGGATTAATGCTTGCAAGTATTATGTCAAAGAAGTATGCAATGGGTTCTCAGTACATTTTAATTGACATTCCAACCGGTAAGGGAGTCAAAGTTGAGACAATGGAAGAAGCAAGGTCATTAGCAAGAGACTTCATTGAGCTTGGAAAGAGATTGGGACAGTATGTTGAGGTTGCAATAACCTATGGTGGACAGCCAGTTGGACACACAGTTGGCCCAGCCCTTGAAGCCAAGGAAGCACTGCAGACACTTATGACCGGAAAAGGTCCTGGAAGCCTCGTTGAGAAGGCAACGGGTCTGGCTGGAATTCTCTTAGAAATGGGTGGTGTTGCACCAGCTGGAATGGGTAAGAAAATGGCAAGAGAGATTCTGGAGAGTGGAAAAGCGTATCAGAAGATGAGAGAAATCATTGAAGAACAGGGAGGAAATCCAGATATTAAACCAGAGGAAATCCCAATTGGGGACAAAACGTACACATTCACAGCACCAACAAGCGGATATATAACATTTATCGACAACAAAGCTATAACAGGAATTGCAAGGGCAGCTGGAGCACCGGAGGACAAGGGAGCTGGACTTGAACTTTATGTTAAAGTCGGAGAGAAAGTAAGGGAAGGTGATCCATTGTTCAAGATTTACGCAGAAAGTGAAGCAAGACTTGAGCAGGCAATTGTCTATGCAAGAAGAACAGAGCCAATAAGAATTGAAGGCATGGTTCTACAGCGAATAGGGAATATCTAA
- a CDS encoding DEAD/DEAH box helicase yields the protein MYLRRDLIQPRVYQEVIYAKCKDKNSLIVLPTGLGKTLIAMMIADYRLSKYGGKVLMLAPTKPLALQHRESFVRLFNLPPEKINVLTGELPPEQRAKIWERSIIITATPQTTENDLLVGRISLEDVVLLVFDEAHRAVGNYAYVYIAKEYMQQAKHPLILGLTASPGNDEEKIRQVLKNLYIEHVEVRTESSPDVRPYVQGIRFEWIKVELPGIYKEVRKLLREMLKDTLKPLAEAGLVDSYSPDIPKKDVLKAGQIINAEVAKGNYEIGKLMLHQAKAMKLHHAIELLETQGLTALRAYLKRLYEERQTKSNKELMSDPRMKKAVSLLIQARDLGLDHPKMDKLKELIKEQLEKKPNSKIIVFTNYRDTAKKIVKELVDMGIKVSRFVGQASRENDRGMSQKKQKEILDLFSQGIFNVLVATSVGEEGLDVPEVDLVVFYEPVPSAIRSIQRRGRTGRHKPGRVVILMAKGTRDEAYYWSSRHKEKQMIAVLKKVSEMIKKEKQASLLGFVKPKKEEEKEEITAEEEKEQRKAEVSKEEVYGKLPVRPIFVKKPKGIVIYVDSRELKSQVPKYLKELGAHIEVKTLDVGDYIVSEDVAVERKSANDFIQSIIDGRLFDQVKRLTEAYARPVIIIEGQLYGIRNVHPNAIRGALAAVTIDWGVPILFSTDAKETAQFIYLIAKREQEERKKEVAVRSEKKALTLADRQRLIVEGLPYVSATLAKRLLRHFGSVERVFTAKENELMEVEGIGEKIAREIRRVITAPYLEEE from the coding sequence ATGTATTTACGGAGAGATTTAATCCAACCTCGTGTCTATCAGGAAGTCATCTATGCCAAGTGTAAGGATAAGAATAGCTTAATTGTTCTTCCAACTGGTTTAGGAAAAACACTCATTGCAATGATGATTGCTGATTATAGACTGTCAAAATACGGTGGAAAGGTTTTAATGCTCGCCCCTACAAAGCCTCTTGCTCTTCAGCACAGAGAAAGCTTCGTTAGGCTTTTTAACCTGCCACCCGAAAAAATCAACGTTTTAACTGGTGAGCTTCCACCGGAGCAACGAGCCAAAATCTGGGAGAGGAGCATAATAATCACGGCAACTCCCCAGACGACTGAAAATGATCTCCTTGTTGGGAGAATAAGCTTAGAAGATGTCGTTCTGCTTGTATTTGATGAAGCCCATAGGGCTGTTGGAAACTATGCATATGTTTACATTGCCAAAGAATACATGCAGCAGGCAAAGCATCCCCTCATTTTGGGTCTAACCGCCTCACCAGGTAATGATGAGGAAAAAATAAGACAAGTTCTAAAAAATTTGTACATTGAGCATGTCGAAGTGAGAACTGAAAGCTCTCCAGATGTTAGACCTTATGTCCAAGGTATCAGATTTGAGTGGATTAAAGTTGAACTGCCCGGGATTTACAAGGAAGTTCGAAAGCTCCTGAGGGAAATGCTTAAAGATACCCTAAAACCTTTGGCTGAAGCTGGCTTGGTTGATTCCTACTCTCCAGACATACCAAAGAAGGACGTCCTCAAAGCGGGGCAAATAATCAATGCTGAAGTTGCAAAAGGTAATTATGAAATTGGAAAGCTCATGCTACATCAAGCTAAAGCTATGAAACTCCACCATGCCATTGAGCTTTTGGAGACACAGGGATTAACAGCACTAAGGGCATATCTAAAAAGGCTTTACGAAGAGAGGCAGACAAAATCAAACAAAGAGCTCATGAGTGATCCGAGAATGAAGAAGGCAGTATCGCTTCTAATTCAAGCCAGAGATTTGGGGTTGGATCATCCAAAAATGGACAAGCTAAAAGAACTCATCAAAGAGCAGCTTGAGAAAAAACCAAACTCAAAAATAATCGTTTTCACGAACTATAGAGACACTGCAAAGAAAATAGTTAAAGAGTTAGTTGATATGGGGATTAAAGTTTCACGCTTCGTTGGACAAGCAAGCAGAGAGAATGACAGGGGAATGAGCCAGAAGAAACAGAAAGAAATTCTTGACCTCTTCTCTCAAGGGATATTCAACGTTCTGGTGGCCACAAGTGTTGGTGAAGAGGGTTTGGATGTTCCAGAAGTGGATTTGGTTGTGTTCTACGAACCAGTACCCTCAGCAATCAGGAGCATACAAAGAAGAGGAAGAACCGGAAGGCACAAGCCTGGCAGAGTTGTGATTTTAATGGCAAAAGGGACGAGGGACGAAGCATACTACTGGAGTTCAAGACACAAAGAAAAGCAAATGATTGCCGTCCTTAAGAAGGTGAGTGAGATGATTAAAAAAGAAAAACAAGCCTCCCTTTTGGGATTTGTCAAGCCTAAAAAGGAGGAAGAAAAAGAGGAGATTACTGCTGAAGAAGAGAAAGAACAGCGGAAAGCCGAAGTTTCAAAGGAGGAGGTTTATGGGAAACTTCCAGTTAGGCCAATTTTTGTGAAAAAGCCTAAAGGAATTGTTATCTATGTTGATTCCCGCGAGCTGAAGAGTCAAGTGCCTAAGTATCTTAAGGAACTTGGAGCTCACATTGAAGTCAAAACTCTGGATGTCGGTGATTACATAGTTAGTGAGGATGTAGCTGTTGAGAGAAAGTCAGCGAATGATTTCATTCAATCTATAATTGACGGTCGTCTCTTTGACCAAGTGAAAAGGTTAACAGAGGCATATGCGAGGCCTGTGATAATCATTGAGGGGCAGCTTTATGGGATTAGGAATGTTCATCCCAATGCAATTAGAGGGGCTTTAGCTGCCGTAACCATTGATTGGGGCGTGCCAATCCTATTTTCTACTGATGCTAAGGAGACAGCACAGTTCATCTACTTAATCGCAAAGAGAGAGCAAGAGGAGAGGAAAAAGGAAGTTGCTGTAAGGAGCGAGAAGAAGGCGTTGACTTTGGCAGATAGGCAGAGGCTAATAGTTGAAGGCTTGCCCTATGTCTCAGCAACTTTAGCAAAGCGTTTGCTTAGGCATTTTGGAAGCGTTGAAAGGGTTTTCACAGCAAAAGAAAACGAGCTCATGGAAGTCGAAGGCATTGGAGAGAAAATAGCAAGGGAGATTAGAAGAGTAATAACAGCCCCGTACTTGGAGGAGGAGTAG
- a CDS encoding M55 family metallopeptidase, translating into MKAFISIDLEGMPFVVSREHLFVKGALYNEARKIATKTTLIAAEALHEKGFDEIIIADSHGPMVNLLVEELPEYVELVRGFPRPLSMVAFAKESDIAMFLGYHAKAGTPYATFDHTYSGAAVDYFEINGVKVSEFLLNSYLLGEWDIPVVLVGGDAKLIEGDVKEFTPWAEGVVFKNALSRYAAKSPSLARLEKEIREAVDRAVEKFKRGEAKPLKTEKPVKAKLRFLGSEMADAAELLPTVKRLDGKTVEFEAKNVEETYKLFELLVFAAAGVRAIVQR; encoded by the coding sequence ATGAAAGCCTTTATCTCCATAGATTTAGAGGGTATGCCCTTTGTCGTCAGCAGAGAGCATCTCTTTGTTAAAGGGGCATTATATAATGAAGCAAGAAAGATAGCAACCAAAACAACGTTGATTGCCGCAGAAGCACTTCATGAAAAAGGTTTTGATGAGATTATCATAGCGGACAGTCACGGCCCTATGGTCAACCTCTTAGTTGAAGAACTGCCGGAATATGTTGAACTTGTGAGAGGATTTCCAAGGCCCTTAAGTATGGTGGCTTTTGCTAAAGAAAGCGACATTGCAATGTTTTTAGGTTATCATGCAAAAGCTGGAACTCCTTATGCAACCTTTGATCACACTTACAGCGGTGCGGCAGTTGATTATTTCGAGATAAACGGAGTTAAAGTGAGTGAGTTTTTGCTCAACAGCTACCTCTTGGGCGAATGGGACATTCCAGTTGTTCTTGTTGGTGGAGATGCAAAGCTGATTGAGGGCGACGTTAAGGAATTTACCCCCTGGGCTGAGGGCGTTGTGTTTAAAAATGCTTTATCAAGATACGCAGCCAAAAGCCCAAGCTTAGCGAGGCTTGAAAAGGAGATAAGGGAAGCAGTTGATAGAGCTGTTGAAAAGTTTAAGCGTGGAGAAGCTAAACCGCTAAAAACAGAAAAACCAGTGAAAGCTAAGCTTCGCTTCTTGGGAAGTGAGATGGCAGATGCAGCTGAGCTTTTGCCCACTGTGAAGAGACTTGATGGAAAAACTGTGGAGTTTGAAGCAAAGAATGTAGAAGAGACATACAAGCTCTTTGAGCTTTTAGTGTTTGCAGCGGCGGGGGTTAGAGCAATAGTTCAGCGTTAA
- a CDS encoding GIY-YIG nuclease family protein, translated as MRGSYFLVIKVERDMIVRTKRKEFPLKAGYYVYVGSAMNSLEKRVERHFRKDKKLHWHVDFLLKEAKLLRAYLIPSDAKIEEELSMEVSKFGKPIEGFGASDLRIDSNLHYFKDEPDKILTSILQRLGLKWKSVKSPNEVRELEGEK; from the coding sequence ATGAGAGGTTCATATTTCTTAGTCATTAAAGTCGAAAGAGACATGATTGTACGAACCAAAAGAAAAGAGTTCCCCCTTAAAGCAGGGTATTATGTTTATGTAGGCTCTGCAATGAATTCCCTTGAGAAAAGAGTTGAGCGACACTTTAGAAAAGATAAAAAGCTTCACTGGCATGTTGATTTTCTTCTTAAAGAAGCCAAGCTTCTGAGAGCTTACTTAATTCCAAGTGATGCAAAGATCGAAGAGGAACTCTCAATGGAGGTCTCTAAATTTGGAAAGCCCATTGAAGGATTTGGAGCAAGTGATTTAAGAATAGATTCAAATCTCCATTATTTCAAAGATGAACCGGATAAAATCTTAACCAGTATTCTCCAAAGATTGGGGCTGAAGTGGAAAAGTGTTAAAAGCCCCAATGAAGTTAGAGAATTGGAGGGAGAAAAATGA
- a CDS encoding DUF2095 family protein, with amino-acid sequence MDKKKKKPVDEFAWQEYDKEEFREKFPALAEELEEREGIVIEGYRVDEFQVLEEEELEEEKIDFSGYNPTVIDFLRRCETDEEALEIINWLEERGEITHEMAKDLRITLVKKGVRAFGPKKEWGWYERHGKH; translated from the coding sequence ATGGATAAGAAAAAGAAGAAACCTGTGGATGAATTTGCTTGGCAAGAATATGATAAGGAGGAGTTTAGAGAAAAATTCCCCGCCTTAGCTGAAGAGCTTGAAGAAAGGGAAGGTATTGTTATCGAAGGTTACCGCGTAGATGAATTTCAAGTTCTCGAAGAGGAGGAGCTTGAAGAGGAGAAGATAGACTTTTCAGGATATAATCCTACAGTAATTGATTTCTTAAGAAGGTGTGAAACCGATGAAGAAGCTTTAGAGATTATTAACTGGCTTGAGGAAAGAGGTGAGATAACTCATGAGATGGCCAAGGACTTGAGGATTACCCTTGTCAAGAAAGGTGTCAGAGCTTTCGGGCCAAAAAAAGAGTGGGGCTGGTACGAAAGACATGGGAAGCATTAA
- the minD gene encoding septum site-determining protein MinD has protein sequence MEGRSIVFASGKGGTGKTTVVANLGVALAQFGKEVIVIDADITMANLSLILGMEDIPVTLHDVLAREADLRDAIYEGPAGVKVIPGGLSLEKIKKAKPERLRELIREISQMGDFILIDAPAGLEITSVTALLIGKELIVVTNPEISAITDSLKTKLVAEKLGTLPLGAVLNRVTNEKTELTKEEIEAILEVPVLAIIPEDPEVKRASAYGVPLVVKNPTSPAAIAIKQLAAKLAGIRWQPPEPESPIKRVFRALFGGKRR, from the coding sequence GTGGAAGGAAGATCAATTGTATTTGCTTCTGGTAAAGGAGGAACTGGTAAAACAACAGTGGTTGCGAACTTGGGTGTTGCTTTGGCACAATTTGGAAAGGAGGTTATAGTGATAGATGCAGATATTACAATGGCAAATCTGAGTCTTATTCTTGGAATGGAAGACATTCCAGTAACGTTGCATGATGTTCTGGCAAGAGAAGCCGATCTTAGAGATGCAATATATGAAGGACCTGCAGGAGTTAAGGTCATCCCAGGAGGATTAAGTCTGGAAAAAATTAAAAAAGCAAAGCCCGAAAGGCTGAGGGAATTAATTAGAGAGATATCTCAAATGGGAGATTTTATTCTCATTGATGCACCAGCCGGATTGGAGATTACGTCAGTTACAGCTTTGCTTATTGGTAAGGAATTGATAGTCGTTACAAATCCGGAAATCTCTGCTATTACCGATTCACTCAAAACAAAACTTGTTGCGGAGAAGCTTGGAACACTTCCACTCGGAGCTGTTCTCAATAGAGTTACCAACGAAAAAACTGAGCTCACGAAGGAAGAAATAGAAGCAATTCTTGAAGTACCTGTCCTGGCGATAATACCGGAAGATCCAGAAGTTAAGAGGGCATCGGCGTATGGAGTTCCATTAGTTGTTAAAAATCCCACCTCACCAGCAGCTATAGCCATTAAACAGTTGGCAGCAAAACTCGCTGGAATCAGATGGCAGCCACCTGAACCCGAAAGCCCCATTAAGAGAGTGTTTAGAGCACTCTTTGGGGGGAAGAGAAGATGA
- a CDS encoding slipin family protein, with protein sequence MVSFIGGNFIVTAIVLLFVLVFLGSALKIVKEYERAVIFRLGRVVGARGPGLFFIIPIFEKAVIVDLRTQVLDVPVQETITKDNVPVRVNAVVYFRVVDPIKAVTQVKNFIMATSQIAQTTLRSVIGQAHLDELLSEREKLNRELQRIIDEATDPWGIKVTTVEIKDVELPTGMQRAMARQAEAERERRARITLAEAERQAAEKLREAAEIISEHPMALQLRTLQTISDVASDKSNVIVLTLPMEMLKLFRSLADTSEVVRKKLEKEAEEQEKA encoded by the coding sequence ATGGTAAGCTTTATTGGTGGAAACTTTATCGTAACAGCAATTGTTTTGTTGTTTGTTTTGGTATTTTTGGGATCAGCACTGAAGATAGTCAAGGAATACGAAAGAGCAGTGATATTCCGTTTGGGACGGGTCGTTGGAGCAAGAGGTCCTGGTCTATTCTTCATAATCCCAATATTTGAAAAGGCAGTCATAGTGGACTTAAGAACTCAAGTTTTAGACGTTCCAGTGCAGGAGACAATAACTAAGGATAACGTTCCAGTTAGGGTTAATGCAGTCGTTTACTTTAGGGTAGTTGATCCAATTAAAGCCGTCACACAGGTTAAGAACTTCATCATGGCAACCTCCCAAATTGCCCAGACAACCTTGAGGAGTGTAATCGGTCAGGCACATCTGGACGAGCTTTTGAGTGAGAGGGAAAAACTGAACAGAGAATTGCAGAGAATTATAGACGAAGCAACTGATCCGTGGGGAATCAAAGTGACAACAGTTGAGATAAAAGATGTTGAGTTGCCGACTGGAATGCAGAGGGCAATGGCAAGACAGGCTGAAGCAGAGAGAGAAAGGAGAGCAAGGATAACACTTGCCGAAGCTGAGAGGCAGGCAGCAGAGAAGCTCAGAGAAGCCGCTGAGATAATTTCAGAACATCCAATGGCACTGCAATTGAGAACACTGCAGACAATCAGCGATGTCGCAAGCGATAAAAGCAATGTCATAGTTCTAACACTTCCTATGGAAATGCTCAAACTCTTCAGGAGTTTGGCCGATACATCAGAAGTTGTCAGAAAGAAGCTTGAGAAAGAAGCTGAAGAGCAAGAAAAAGCATGA